One segment of uncultured Tolumonas sp. DNA contains the following:
- the ligA gene encoding NAD-dependent DNA ligase LigA, with product MNEIQSRMHALQQLLESYNTEYYLHDAPSVPDAEYDRLIRELRELELANPQWLDANSPTQRVGGAALTTFGSVQHEQPMLSLDNVFNAEDLAAFGRRVQERLFRNDAITFCCEPKLDGLAVSILYEQGELMRAATRGDGVTGEDITQNVRTIRVIPLRLSGEQIPARLEVRGEVFMPKAGFERWNELAQERGDKVFANPRNAAAGSLRQLDPAITAQRPLAFYAYGIGVVDELTELPASHYERMQYLKQFGLPVCDEIRQVTGMDGCQAYHDAILAKRDALPFEIDGVVFKVDAIAQQQTLGFVSRAPRWAVAHKFPAQEELTRLNDVEFQVGRTGAITPVARLEPVQVGGVTVSNATLHNADEIERLAVKIGDWVIVRRAGDVIPQIVGVVLERRNEAECRDIHFPAQCPVCNSQVERLPGEAVARCSGGLYCAAQRKEALKHFVSRRAMDVDGLGDKLIEQLVDHELVHNPADLFALTKAQLLGLERMGEKSADKLLLALQTARQTTFARFLFALGIREIGETTAQTLAQHFSDLPALQEASIESLLKVADVGEVMAKHLYYFFRQEHNLEVIQRLVAPVSAGGAGINWQPVEKVAVEALPLNGKTLVLTGTLLQLNRDAAKQALQALGAKVAGSVSAKTDLVIAGEAAGSKLDKAQQLGVPVWNEEQLVALLQDPTGVELPVKA from the coding sequence ATGAACGAAATCCAGTCACGTATGCATGCGCTGCAACAATTACTTGAGAGTTATAACACCGAATATTATCTGCATGATGCGCCTTCTGTGCCCGATGCGGAATATGATCGTTTGATACGCGAACTGCGGGAGCTTGAGCTGGCGAATCCGCAATGGCTGGATGCTAATTCGCCGACACAGCGCGTAGGTGGCGCTGCATTAACGACATTTGGCTCGGTGCAGCATGAACAACCAATGTTATCGCTGGATAATGTTTTTAATGCGGAAGACTTGGCCGCATTTGGCCGCCGAGTACAGGAACGATTATTTCGTAATGACGCGATCACGTTTTGTTGTGAACCTAAGCTGGATGGTCTGGCCGTCAGTATTTTGTATGAGCAGGGTGAACTGATGCGTGCCGCGACCCGCGGTGATGGTGTCACGGGTGAGGATATTACACAAAATGTGCGTACCATTCGGGTGATCCCATTACGCTTGAGTGGTGAACAGATCCCTGCTCGACTGGAAGTGCGTGGCGAGGTGTTCATGCCGAAAGCTGGTTTCGAGCGTTGGAATGAATTAGCGCAAGAGCGGGGTGATAAGGTCTTTGCGAATCCGCGTAATGCGGCCGCGGGCAGTTTGCGTCAGCTTGATCCTGCTATTACTGCACAGCGCCCGTTGGCTTTTTATGCGTATGGCATTGGTGTTGTTGATGAGTTAACGGAATTACCAGCTTCGCATTATGAGCGCATGCAATATCTGAAACAGTTTGGTTTACCTGTTTGTGATGAGATCCGTCAGGTCACTGGTATGGATGGTTGTCAGGCATACCACGATGCTATTTTAGCGAAACGCGATGCATTGCCATTTGAAATCGATGGTGTGGTGTTTAAAGTTGACGCGATTGCGCAGCAGCAGACTCTGGGATTTGTCTCGCGGGCACCGCGTTGGGCAGTGGCACATAAATTTCCGGCCCAAGAGGAGCTAACGCGGCTAAACGATGTTGAGTTTCAGGTTGGGCGTACCGGTGCGATCACACCCGTTGCGCGTTTAGAACCAGTACAGGTCGGCGGGGTGACGGTTTCTAACGCCACATTACACAATGCCGATGAAATTGAACGCCTTGCGGTAAAGATCGGTGACTGGGTTATCGTGCGTCGAGCAGGGGATGTCATACCGCAGATTGTGGGTGTAGTGCTGGAGCGTCGCAACGAAGCGGAGTGTCGCGACATTCATTTCCCCGCACAATGTCCGGTATGTAATTCACAAGTTGAACGTCTGCCCGGAGAAGCCGTGGCACGTTGCTCGGGCGGTTTATATTGTGCCGCGCAACGTAAAGAAGCGCTGAAACATTTTGTCTCGCGTCGAGCCATGGATGTAGATGGACTGGGCGATAAGCTGATTGAACAGTTAGTCGATCATGAATTAGTACATAATCCGGCAGATCTCTTTGCGCTGACGAAAGCGCAACTGCTGGGGTTGGAACGCATGGGCGAAAAATCGGCCGACAAACTCCTGCTTGCATTACAAACCGCGCGTCAAACGACCTTCGCACGTTTTCTGTTTGCCTTAGGTATTCGTGAAATTGGTGAAACCACCGCGCAGACATTGGCGCAGCACTTTTCCGATCTACCGGCGCTGCAAGAAGCGTCCATCGAATCGTTATTGAAAGTGGCGGATGTAGGTGAAGTGATGGCAAAACATCTCTATTACTTTTTCCGTCAGGAACATAATTTAGAAGTGATCCAGCGATTAGTGGCTCCGGTCAGTGCTGGTGGTGCCGGAATTAATTGGCAACCAGTCGAAAAAGTGGCGGTGGAAGCACTACCTCTGAATGGCAAAACTCTGGTCTTAACTGGTACGTTGTTACAATTGAA
- the cysZ gene encoding sulfate transporter CysZ: MVNIQPLNAFGYLLRGLHLMTQPGIRRYVWIPLLINILLFSTGFYLLFHRFDIAMHALTAWLPSWLEWLTFLLWPLAVLAILFAFSFIFGMVTNWIAAPFNGMLAARVEQYLASDIHRVDDRPLWQEIHHAFQREWQKLKYWLPRTLLCAILFFVPVAGQFLAPWIWLLFSAWMMAIQYCDYPYDNHKITFPDMRNQLARNRWRHLYFGGLIMLLGSIPLLNLFLMPMAICASTAMWVDDQKK, encoded by the coding sequence ATGGTAAACATTCAACCGCTTAATGCTTTTGGTTATCTGCTCCGGGGGTTACATCTGATGACGCAACCCGGCATCCGGCGTTATGTCTGGATCCCATTGTTAATCAATATATTGCTGTTCTCTACCGGCTTTTATTTACTATTTCATCGGTTTGATATTGCCATGCATGCATTAACCGCTTGGTTACCAAGCTGGCTGGAGTGGTTAACCTTTTTACTTTGGCCATTAGCTGTGCTCGCTATTTTATTTGCGTTCAGTTTTATATTTGGCATGGTGACCAATTGGATAGCCGCACCATTTAACGGCATGCTGGCCGCCCGAGTGGAACAATATCTCGCCTCTGATATTCACCGAGTCGATGATCGACCACTTTGGCAAGAAATTCACCATGCCTTTCAACGAGAATGGCAAAAGCTCAAATACTGGTTACCACGAACCTTGCTCTGCGCTATTTTGTTTTTTGTTCCAGTTGCCGGGCAATTTTTAGCACCCTGGATATGGCTATTATTTTCTGCCTGGATGATGGCGATTCAATATTGTGATTATCCTTACGATAATCACAAAATCACTTTTCCTGATATGCGAAACCAGCTGGCCAGAAACCGCTGGCGACACCTGTATTTCGGTGGCCTGATCATGTTATTAGGCTCTATCCCATTGCTGAATTTATTCCTGATGCCGATGGCTATTTGCGCCAGCACTGCCATGTGGGTTGACGATCAGAAAAAATAA
- the zipA gene encoding cell division protein ZipA, translating to MQDLRIVLVIVGALAIAALVIHGLWTNQRNKRAQLKNSPPKPVPSKRGPESRDVDGFDADGIGQVRVVAPRNSALGRDAEPVISSVPQFSAGDEDEAKVSPVPEETRIEPQVEPRKGIWKDVYVINIAARDGSYIYGRDLKHALRILGFRFGEMDIYHRHLEMDGQGDVLFSLINMIKPGTFDPSKMDRLMTPGVSLFMQLPATGRGLAHFDLMLKAADKLASEVDGLLFDAARQPLNEYYLTQCRDELKAYDHQ from the coding sequence ATGCAGGATTTGCGAATAGTACTGGTTATAGTGGGAGCACTGGCGATTGCGGCGCTGGTCATCCATGGCTTATGGACAAATCAACGAAATAAACGGGCACAATTAAAAAATTCACCACCTAAGCCTGTTCCGAGTAAACGCGGCCCTGAAAGTCGGGATGTAGATGGCTTTGATGCTGACGGTATTGGTCAGGTGCGGGTTGTCGCACCACGGAATAGTGCGCTTGGCCGTGATGCTGAACCGGTTATCTCTTCTGTTCCGCAGTTTTCTGCCGGTGATGAAGATGAAGCTAAAGTATCACCTGTACCAGAAGAAACCCGGATTGAACCACAAGTTGAGCCACGTAAAGGGATCTGGAAAGATGTCTACGTGATCAATATTGCTGCACGAGACGGTTCTTATATTTATGGTCGTGATTTAAAACACGCATTACGTATTCTCGGTTTCCGTTTCGGTGAGATGGATATCTACCATCGTCATCTGGAAATGGACGGTCAGGGTGATGTGTTATTTAGTCTGATCAATATGATCAAACCAGGCACTTTTGATCCAAGTAAAATGGATCGACTAATGACGCCAGGTGTCTCACTATTTATGCAGTTACCGGCTACCGGTCGTGGTTTGGCACACTTTGATTTAATGCTGAAAGCGGCAGATAAATTAGCCAGTGAAGTTGACGGTCTATTATTTGATGCAGCGCGCCAGCCATTGAATGAATATTATTTGACGCAATGTCGCGATGAGCTGAAAGCTTACGATCATCAGTAA